A stretch of DNA from Trueperaceae bacterium:
CCTTCCGGGAACCGCTCCTGGTGCTCGAGGAAGTTCTCGCGGGTCATCAGCTCCTGAGCGCCGAGGTTGGGGAAGCACACGCGCTGCAACTCCTCGAGCGCGGCCGCGTGGGCCGGCGCGGCCTGCACGATGCGCACGCGCGGCTTGCGCCGCTGACCGGCTCGACCCTCCGCCACGCTCACGCCGGCGTCGCCTCGAAGGCGAAGCGGTCGTAGGCCCCCTCGCTCGGCAGGCCTTTCACGGCCCACAGCTCGCGCGTGCGCGGCCGCGTGACCACGCCGCCGCACGTGCCAACGAACTTGGGCGCCGAGCCCCGGTAGCATATGGTGCCCGTGTGCCGCGTGACGGCCTTGAGGTCGTCCACCGTCAGGTCGTCGCGATCGAGGAGCCGCTCGGCGTCCGCAAGGCGCGCCTCGGAGCTGGCCTGGGAGGCCGGGTCGCGGGGGCGCTCGACCGCCTTGGTGTTCGCGCCAAGGTTGTGGTTCGTGTGCGCCACGGCCCGCCCGTCGAGGCGCGTGACGTGGCTCGCCGTCGGCATCGCCTCGACGTTGGCGCCGGCCCCGCTGGCGTCGAGCACGAGGTAGTTGTGCCCGCCAGCGAGCGGCGCCCTGGCCAGAGCCGCGAGCGCCCCCTCGAGGTCCTCGGCCTTGAGCATCTCGCGCACGACGAACGGCCACGTGACGCCCGGACGTCCGTCGGCGCCCATGAGGTTGTTGATGCCCACCGAGAGGCCGGCCTCGTTCATGCCGATCATCGCCAGCGCCCCGGCGGTCGTGAACGCGAGGAAGTCGGGGGCGTCCTTCGGACGGCCCCGCAGGAGCACGACGTGCTCCGTCGAGTCCTCGTGCATGTCCCAGGTCTGGCCGAAGGCCGCCGCGCCGTCGGCCATGCGCGCGCCCGGCACGAGGAAGGCCGTGCAGTCGTCGACGGCCGCCGTCTCGAGGCCCGCGCCGCCGCCGGCCGCCACCGTGTCGATGAAGTCCGTGAAGCCGCCGACCACGACCAGCTCGGCGAGCGAGAGGTCGGTAGCCCGCGCCATGCCTTCCAGCTCGGTCACGAGGTCGGGGGCGTAAGCGCCGTGCGCCTCGAGGCAGGCGTCAGCCAGGGCTAGGACGGCGCGCCTGCTCAGCTCGCGGCCGGTCCACGCCGCGCCGCCTGCGAGCGCCACGCGCTCCGTGGCGTACGTGCGGATGGCCGCGCGGAACGCCTTGCCGTGGGTCAGCCCGAAGTCGAAGGGCGACCCCTTCAGGTCTAGGGTAGGAACCGACATGGTGAGCACATCATAGGCCCGCGCGCCGTCCGGCACCTCGCCGGCCGCGCGCCGACCGCCCTCAGGCGAGCACCGAGCCGTGCTCGGTCGCCCAGCTCAGGCGCACGGGGGTCCCCTCCGCGAGCATGCCGCTGAAGCCGTGCTGCTGGTTCTGAACGCGCGCCACGACGGTGACGCCGCCGGCCACCTCGACCTGGTAGCGGGCGTCCGTGCCCAGGTACGTGGCGCCGATGACCCTACCGGGCAGCGCCGACTGGCCCGGCAACAGGTCGGGCGGAGCGTCGGTCGCGACGTTCTCGACCGCGAGCTTCTCCGGTCGCAGCGCTAGCGCCACGCCGTTGCCGACGACGAGGTCCGGGTCGCGCACCGCTCCGGTGAGGACGGTGCCGTCGGCCAGCCGCACGCGGCCCTCGGAGCCGGACTTCGCCTCCAGCACGCCGGGCAGGAAGTTCGTCTCGCCGATGAAGTCCGCGACGAAGCGTCCGGACGGACGCTCGTAGATGTCCTCCGGTCGGCCGACCTGCAGCACCTCGCCCATGTTCATGACCGCGATGCGGTCCGCCATGGTGAGCGCCTCCTCCTGGTCGTGGGTGACGAATACGAACGTGATGCCGACCTGCTGCTGCAAGCGCTTGAGCTCGAACTGCATGGCGCGCCGCAGCTTGAGGTCGAGGGCGCCAAGGGGCTCGTCGAGCAGGAGGACGCTCGGGCGGTTGACGAGGGCGCGCGCCAACGCGACCCGCTGGCGCTGGCCGCCGGAGAGCTGGAGGGGTTTGCGCCGCTCCACGTTGGGGAGCCGCACCATCTCGAGGGCCTCGCCGGCCCGCGCGCGGGCCTCGGCCGCTGGCACGCGCGCCATGCGCATGCCGAACATGACGTTCTGGATGACGGTCATGTGGGGGAAGAGGGCGTAGTCCTGGAACACCGTGTTGACCGGCCGGTGGAACGAGGGGATGCCGCGCATGGACCGGCCGCTCAGGAGCAACTCGCCAGAGTCGGGGTCCTCGAAGCCGGCTATGACGCGCAGCGTAGTGGTCTTGCCACAGCCGGACGGGCCGAGCATGGCGAAGAACTCGCCCTCGCGGATCTCGAGGTCGATGTCGTTCACGGCCCGCACGGCGGACTTGGTCCGAGGGTCGATGAACTCCTTGACCAGGTTGCGGATCTCTACAGCTGGCGCCGGCGTCATGGTTTGGCGCACATCCTAACCGAAGGCGGGAGCGCCGAGCGAGCAGACGAAAGGGCCGCGGATCTCGCGGTCCGCGGCCCTTCCCTACGCAGCCGGCGAACGCCCTACTAGCGCCCGACGAAGATCTTGACCATGTCCCAGGCGTCGTTGAGGAGCGGCTCGCGGGCCTCGGACTGCTCGGCGAAGAAGAGACGCGCCTTCGTCTCGTCGCTCGGGTAGATGGCCGGGTCCTCGGCGAGCTCCTCGTCGATGAGGCCGTCGTCGAGGGCGGCCAGGTTCGGGGTCCCGAAGGCCGTGTAGTTAGAGATGTCGGCGCCGACCTGCGGCCAGAGGATGTAGTCGATGAACGCCTCGGCGAGGGCTTTGTTCGGAGCGCCCTTGGGGATGGCGAGGCTGTCGACCCAGAAGTTCGTGCCCTCCTCCGGGATGACGTAGGCGTAGGTGTCGCACCCGCACTCGTCCATGACCTGGAAGATGTCGCCGGAGTACTCGACCACGATGTCGGCCTCGCCGCGCGCGAGGATCTCCTGGCCATCGTCCTGGGCGATGTAGATGACGTTGCGGCCGTTGTCGATCAGGAACTGCGCGGCCTCGTCGATGTCGGCGGCGCTCTCGCTGTTGGGGTCCTTGCCGACCATCAGCAGGCCCATGCCGAGCATCGCGGTGGTGTCCTGCAGCCAGGCTACCGGGCCGTCGTAAGCGAACATGTCTGCCCACGAGGCGATCTCGCCGACCTTGTCGACGTTGTAGCCGATGCCGACGGTGCCCCACTGGTACGGGACCGTGTACTCGTTGCCCGGGTCGAACGGCAGGTTCATGAACGTGGCGTCCAGGTTGCCGAGGTTCGTGAGCTTGCCGTGGTCGATCTTCTCGAGGAGCCCTTCCCTGATCATGGTCGGGACGTTGGCGTTGGTCGGCACCACGATGTCGTAGCCGGGGTTCCCTTGGCGCAGGCGCACGACCATGTCCTCGTCGGAGCCGTACGTGTCGTAGATGACGCGCACGCCGCAGGCGGCCTCGAAGTTCGAGATGGTGTCGTCGGCCACGTACGTGGCCCAGTTGTAGACGCTCAGGGTCTGGCCCGCGAAGCCGTCCGGGCAGGTCCAGTCCGTCTGAGCGGCGGCGGCCGAGACGACGACGGCCACTAGGCAGGCAGCGATGGTTCTACGCATCTGTCCTCCGACTTGCAAGCGCCGCGTGTGCGCGGCTCGAATGGACGGCAGGCGCTGGCCACGACTGCTTCGAGACCCCTGCCGCCGCGTGCGTAGGGGGCAGGTTAGCACCTGCGGCAGCGGCTCGTCGTGCGGCGCCGGGCGCTCCGTCAGCGGCCCGAGGAGTTGACGACCTTGTCGAGGATCGGGTCGGACAGCACGCGCCTCAGCACGTTGATGAAGTGCGCGTCGGAGCCCACGAAGTAGCGCGTCCGCATCCGCCGCTCCGAGAGGGCGCGGTACACGGCGCGCGCAACCGCCTCCGGCCGCGTGCCGTGCTTGGCGGCGAAGTTGGCGCCGGCCGCGAGGTCCTTGACGAGCTCGCCGTAGTACTCGCGCGCCTTGGGGCCCATCTCGTCCATGCGGACGAGGCCCTCCTCCAACGACTTCTCCCAGATGGGGGTGGCGATGCGCCCCGGCTCGACGACCGACACCTTGACCTTGTGCGGGGCCAGCTCGCGTCTGAACGCGTCTGCGACGGCCTCGAGGGCGAACTTGGAGGCGGCGTAAGCGCCTAGGAGCCTGGAGGACACGAGACCGGAGACGGAGCCGACGAACACCAGCCGCCCCGGCCGCTCCCGCACGAGCGGGAGGAACGCCTGGGCGACGGCGACCTGGCCGACCACGTTGACCTCGAGCTGCCGCCTCAGGTCGTCGAGGCGCAGGAACTCCATGGGACCGGCTGTGGCGATCCCCGCGTTGTTGACGAGCCCGTGGAAGTGCCCGCCGTCGAGCTCCGCGTTCACGCGCTCGGCGGCCGCCGCGACCTGGCCTTCGTCAGTGACGTCGAGGAAGAGGAGCCGCAAGTCGTCGGACGTGCCGAAGCGCGCTTCCGCCTCGACGCGCAGGGAGTCGCCGTCCTCGCCGCGGCGCACGCCCGCGTACACCGTGAACCCCCGCTCGAGCAGGTAGGCCACCACCGCACGGCCGATGCCAGTAGATGCACCGGTGACGGCCACCACACGCCTGTGGCCGGAGTGACCGCCTTCTCCCACGCCACGTATCCTAACTGCTCCGGCTTGTGACGAGAACGGGCTTCCGGGTCCGTGGCGCCGGGTCTTTCCCGGCACTGCTTTCCGAAGAGCGGCACGTATGCCACGAGACTCGGAAGCTCC
This window harbors:
- a CDS encoding C45 family peptidase, with the translated sequence MSVPTLDLKGSPFDFGLTHGKAFRAAIRTYATERVALAGGAAWTGRELSRRAVLALADACLEAHGAYAPDLVTELEGMARATDLSLAELVVVGGFTDFIDTVAAGGGAGLETAAVDDCTAFLVPGARMADGAAAFGQTWDMHEDSTEHVVLLRGRPKDAPDFLAFTTAGALAMIGMNEAGLSVGINNLMGADGRPGVTWPFVVREMLKAEDLEGALAALARAPLAGGHNYLVLDASGAGANVEAMPTASHVTRLDGRAVAHTNHNLGANTKAVERPRDPASQASSEARLADAERLLDRDDLTVDDLKAVTRHTGTICYRGSAPKFVGTCGGVVTRPRTRELWAVKGLPSEGAYDRFAFEATPA
- a CDS encoding ABC transporter ATP-binding protein; protein product: MTPAPAVEIRNLVKEFIDPRTKSAVRAVNDIDLEIREGEFFAMLGPSGCGKTTTLRVIAGFEDPDSGELLLSGRSMRGIPSFHRPVNTVFQDYALFPHMTVIQNVMFGMRMARVPAAEARARAGEALEMVRLPNVERRKPLQLSGGQRQRVALARALVNRPSVLLLDEPLGALDLKLRRAMQFELKRLQQQVGITFVFVTHDQEEALTMADRIAVMNMGEVLQVGRPEDIYERPSGRFVADFIGETNFLPGVLEAKSGSEGRVRLADGTVLTGAVRDPDLVVGNGVALALRPEKLAVENVATDAPPDLLPGQSALPGRVIGATYLGTDARYQVEVAGGVTVVARVQNQQHGFSGMLAEGTPVRLSWATEHGSVLA
- a CDS encoding spermidine/putrescine ABC transporter substrate-binding protein; this translates as MRRTIAACLVAVVVSAAAAQTDWTCPDGFAGQTLSVYNWATYVADDTISNFEAACGVRVIYDTYGSDEDMVVRLRQGNPGYDIVVPTNANVPTMIREGLLEKIDHGKLTNLGNLDATFMNLPFDPGNEYTVPYQWGTVGIGYNVDKVGEIASWADMFAYDGPVAWLQDTTAMLGMGLLMVGKDPNSESAADIDEAAQFLIDNGRNVIYIAQDDGQEILARGEADIVVEYSGDIFQVMDECGCDTYAYVIPEEGTNFWVDSLAIPKGAPNKALAEAFIDYILWPQVGADISNYTAFGTPNLAALDDGLIDEELAEDPAIYPSDETKARLFFAEQSEAREPLLNDAWDMVKIFVGR
- a CDS encoding SDR family oxidoreductase → MGEGGHSGHRRVVAVTGASTGIGRAVVAYLLERGFTVYAGVRRGEDGDSLRVEAEARFGTSDDLRLLFLDVTDEGQVAAAAERVNAELDGGHFHGLVNNAGIATAGPMEFLRLDDLRRQLEVNVVGQVAVAQAFLPLVRERPGRLVFVGSVSGLVSSRLLGAYAASKFALEAVADAFRRELAPHKVKVSVVEPGRIATPIWEKSLEEGLVRMDEMGPKAREYYGELVKDLAAGANFAAKHGTRPEAVARAVYRALSERRMRTRYFVGSDAHFINVLRRVLSDPILDKVVNSSGR